Proteins found in one Candidatus Eisenbacteria bacterium genomic segment:
- a CDS encoding Npt1/Npt2 family nucleotide transporter — translation EFYGNYFTIVNILAAVIQAFLVSRLIRFLGVRGALLVLPVVSLMGYLSMAFIPVLGLIRGAKIAENSLDYSLQNTTRNALYLPTSREAKYKAKQANDTFFVRLGDLASAGLVFAGTTWLAFTRREFALVAVALVLVWLTIAFLLGKRFQTLAHTK, via the coding sequence GAGTTCTACGGGAACTACTTCACGATCGTGAACATCCTGGCCGCGGTGATCCAGGCCTTCCTCGTCTCTCGGTTGATCCGATTCCTGGGCGTGCGCGGCGCGCTGCTCGTGCTTCCGGTGGTGTCCCTGATGGGGTATCTGTCGATGGCCTTCATCCCCGTTCTCGGCCTGATCCGGGGCGCGAAGATCGCGGAGAACTCCCTGGACTACTCGCTCCAGAACACGACTCGGAACGCGCTCTACCTTCCCACGAGCCGCGAGGCCAAGTACAAGGCGAAGCAGGCGAACGACACGTTCTTCGTCCGCCTGGGAGATCTCGCTTCGGCGGGGCTCGTGTTCGCGGGGACGACGTGGCTCGCCTTCACCCGCCGCGAGTTCGCGCTGGTCGCGGTCGCGCTGGTGCTGGTGTGGCTGACGATCGCGTTCTTGCTGGGCAAGCGCTTTCAGACGCTCGCGCACACCAAGTAA